In the genome of Pseudomonas putida, one region contains:
- a CDS encoding TonB-dependent receptor yields the protein MIRNTSLVLLMGTCSYAWAGASPVELTATTIDGEREAPSGVQLDEPIQTGSRLGLTARQTPASVSVSDRRVIEERGAKDTQDVLNAMTGVNASANPGYGGFVSYRGFTQNQVTQLYNGINLGYSSATRPVDAWVVDRVELIGGPSSFLHGAGAVGGSINTITKLASRDEHTFDGRVRYGSYDDSEIAFGINQALASNPADARHFARLDFSRGHGNGYVDRNERWTDSLAFSVLSDLAPNLSHTLALEYQEDKEDSPYWGSPILPGRNTMKIDRSRRFENYNVADGRYEQRVRWLRSILDYQVSDTTSVQNTLYHYSAQRDYRNLENYAYNDAGDVVRSSPYLQRHEQRLLGDRIELRHDNQLLGLASQWSLGLDYSHMRQTLYPRSGSWSDVVDPDHFDPGSFDDIPGVNAGLTKQRHNEVTNRALFAENRLQLTDRLALLTALRYDYLDMEVNNYGPVSPTSPAFFARRWEPLSGRVGLTYDLTPAASVYVQYSTAADLPAGSLASATYSNVGLFDLSKGEQWEAGSKFDFLEGRGAATVAVYQIVRKDFAVRDSNDPNVMVQAGQQTSRGIELSGRLQVTPKLLAEGNYAYVDAQYDTFNEAVGGQSVSREGNTPVNVPANVANLWLTYSFTPAWSAGMDVRYVDSVYANNANTLQAPAYTLLGSFARYRLDEHTAITARVRNLTDELYAKQAYGGQYYMGAPRTVEVAMDLRF from the coding sequence ATGATCCGCAACACTTCCCTGGTGCTCCTGATGGGCACCTGCAGCTACGCCTGGGCGGGTGCCAGCCCCGTCGAATTGACCGCCACCACCATCGACGGCGAACGTGAGGCGCCCAGCGGCGTGCAACTGGACGAGCCGATCCAGACCGGCTCGCGACTGGGCCTGACCGCGCGACAAACGCCAGCCTCGGTGAGCGTCTCGGACCGGCGCGTGATCGAGGAACGTGGCGCCAAGGACACCCAGGACGTGCTCAACGCCATGACTGGCGTCAACGCCTCGGCCAACCCGGGCTATGGCGGGTTCGTGTCCTATCGGGGCTTTACCCAGAATCAGGTCACCCAGCTCTACAACGGCATCAACCTGGGCTATAGCAGCGCCACCCGCCCCGTGGACGCTTGGGTCGTCGACCGGGTCGAGCTGATCGGCGGACCGTCGTCGTTCCTGCATGGCGCAGGTGCCGTGGGCGGCTCGATCAACACCATCACCAAGCTCGCCAGCCGCGATGAACACACCTTCGATGGCCGGGTGCGCTATGGCAGCTACGACGACTCGGAAATCGCCTTCGGCATCAACCAGGCCCTGGCCAGCAACCCGGCCGATGCCCGGCATTTCGCCCGCCTGGATTTCAGCCGTGGCCACGGCAACGGATACGTGGACCGCAACGAGCGCTGGACCGACAGCCTGGCCTTTTCCGTGCTCAGCGACCTTGCGCCCAACCTCAGCCATACCTTGGCCTTGGAGTACCAGGAGGATAAGGAAGACAGCCCCTATTGGGGCTCGCCCATCCTGCCTGGACGCAACACGATGAAGATCGACCGCAGCCGACGCTTCGAGAACTACAACGTCGCCGATGGCCGCTACGAACAGCGGGTGCGCTGGCTGCGCTCGATCCTGGACTACCAGGTCAGCGACACCACGAGCGTGCAGAACACCCTGTATCACTACAGCGCCCAACGCGACTACCGCAACCTCGAAAACTACGCCTACAACGACGCAGGCGACGTAGTGCGCTCCAGCCCCTACCTGCAGCGCCACGAACAGCGCCTGTTGGGCGACCGCATCGAACTGCGCCACGACAACCAATTGCTGGGTCTTGCCAGTCAGTGGTCGCTGGGCCTGGACTACTCACACATGCGCCAGACCCTCTACCCTAGATCGGGCAGTTGGAGCGACGTGGTCGATCCGGATCACTTCGACCCCGGCAGCTTCGATGACATCCCCGGGGTGAACGCAGGCCTGACCAAGCAACGTCACAACGAGGTGACCAATCGCGCCCTGTTCGCCGAGAACCGCTTGCAGTTGACCGACCGCCTGGCCCTGCTCACGGCCCTGCGCTACGACTACCTAGACATGGAAGTGAACAACTACGGTCCGGTCTCGCCCACCAGCCCGGCGTTCTTCGCGCGCCGCTGGGAGCCGTTGAGCGGACGCGTCGGCCTGACCTACGACCTCACCCCTGCGGCGAGCGTCTATGTGCAATACAGCACCGCCGCCGACCTGCCCGCCGGCTCGCTGGCCTCGGCCACCTACTCCAACGTCGGCCTGTTCGACCTCTCGAAGGGCGAGCAGTGGGAAGCTGGCAGCAAGTTCGACTTCCTGGAGGGACGTGGCGCAGCGACGGTCGCGGTCTACCAGATCGTGCGCAAGGACTTTGCCGTACGCGACTCCAACGACCCCAACGTGATGGTCCAGGCCGGCCAGCAGACCTCGCGCGGCATCGAGCTGTCCGGCCGGCTGCAGGTCACGCCCAAGCTGCTGGCCGAGGGCAACTATGCCTATGTCGATGCTCAGTACGATACGTTCAACGAAGCGGTCGGCGGCCAGTCGGTCTCGCGCGAGGGCAACACACCGGTCAACGTGCCGGCCAATGTCGCCAACCTGTGGCTGACCTACAGCTTCACCCCGGCCTGGTCGGCGGGCATGGACGTACGCTACGTCGACTCGGTGTACGCCAACAACGCCAACACCCTGCAAGCCCCGGCTTACACGCTGCTGGGCAGTTTCGCCCGCTATCGACTGGACGAGCACACCGCGATCACCGCCCGGGTGCGCAACCTCACTGATGAGCTATATGCCAAACAGGCGTATGGCGGGCAGT